ATTGAAACACAGCAAGATGATATGAATGTGGATCGATCGGATTCTCTGCTTGGGGCACTGGTTCAGTCGCAGGAGGAACCGATACCAGGAACCATGACGTTATCGCGGCGTTTCTGGCTGATGGCCTTGGCGACCGCAGCCTGCGCTATGTTTATTGTATCTCTGTCAGCCCTGCGTCCCGCAGCTGCGGACAAGCAGGTGGCATGGACGCCGCCGTCTGCTGTCGCGACCGAACCGCCGCAATGGGGTTTTCAAAATTCCATTGATTTGGCAATACAAATGGAACAGCTGGACGAAAGTATCAGTGATCTATCCATGGAAGTTATGTTTTATTCATCCCAGCCAGATGAAGATTATGAAACCATTTAATAAACGGAGAGAGACAACGATGAAAAAAAAATTTTTATATACCATATTGTGCGGGCTGATGCTGACAGGCATTGCCGTTCAGGCGCAGCAACCGCCCGATGATGACGAGATCATGCTTTCGATGCCCCGTCCCCCGGCCGATGAGCCCGATCATGGGATGCGGGGGCGAGGTGATCGCACGTTTCACAGAATGATAAAAATGCAAATGAGACAACTGGCAAAAGATGATCCTCAGGCACATCGGCAACTGGTGGCTTTATGGAAGGCAGATCCTCATGAGGCCATGGAATTTTTCAAAGCTTATGACAGCAAGCAAAAATTAAAAACGTGGCTGGATCGCACACCGCAGCTGCGCGCAACGTTTGAGAATATGAACGAAGAAATGCAGGCCACGGCCATCGCCAGTTTCACCGAAATCATTATGCCCCCGCTCCCGCCGCCCGACGGAGAACGTGATAATGATAACGACAGAAATCCGCGACATCGCCGACATGGTGCCCGCGATGACCTTATCGCTGAGATTCGTGCCGAGTATCCTAATGCATCCGACGAGGATATAATATCTATGATTATGGAGCGTTTAGGAGCACGATTTAATGCGCAAACCACGTATATGACCCAGCGCATGGAACAATTTGAAAAACAGCTGAATGACCTCAAACGGCAACTTGAGTACCGCGAAAAAAGTCGCGATGCCATCCTCGAAAGGCAGTTGCAGCAACTGTATTCAGCGGATAATCAATGACGTCGGAAGCGTCAAAATAAAGGTTGTTTGATTATCACTTTTCGCTTCCACCCAAAGGCGGAAAGGTTCATGGCGACACGGAGAACAACCTCCTGATTGGCCATGGTTATAGTGCACCAACTGCTGTTCTCGCCATAAAATGCGGCATAACGGCTCCATAGATATTCATGACCACAGGATTGCGGGATTCCCTGTTCTTCAAGACTCTTGCAGACAAAACCCGCCAGCTTTTTTTCATCTTCAACAACTAAAATGTTCGTGGTGTGATAGTACACAGGTCCACTTGCGAATACTCTAGTATTTTTATTGCTCTGATCGACATCAGGATCATTGCGTCGAAGTGTTTTCTATGCTTTCTTAAGGAAGAAAAGTGAAGAAGCTGTTGGGTCGATATGTGTGAGGCAAAAAATGAAAAATTATGAAACATTACTAATCGAATTATCTGAAGCGTTACAGCGCGATACACCGTTTGATGACTGTGTCGTCTTTTTTACACGACTGGGACGTCAGTTTGAGACGATTTACCGGCATTTTCAGCGGTTATATGGGCATCTGCCAGAGTTTGATCAACACGTCTCCCATCTAACTCAG
Above is a genomic segment from Spartobacteria bacterium containing:
- a CDS encoding zf-HC2 domain-containing protein, producing the protein MNKMCEQWRNMILLSASGECSDEQRRELDEHLLSCADCRDFARDAQLLTSVYIETQQDDMNVDRSDSLLGALVQSQEEPIPGTMTLSRRFWLMALATAACAMFIVSLSALRPAAADKQVAWTPPSAVATEPPQWGFQNSIDLAIQMEQLDESISDLSMEVMFYSSQPDEDYETI